In a single window of the Lasioglossum baleicum chromosome 10, iyLasBale1, whole genome shotgun sequence genome:
- the LOC143212740 gene encoding longitudinals lacking protein, isoforms A/B/D/L-like, whose translation MMAKKQMAENAATEGSDMDQDTDSCQMESSSTEKTIEKNLDDTSGSQTIVGSRDSSEYACPRCGNAYLRLHSLNRHIKFECGVEPRFECPVCHKKSKHKHNLNLHMRTHQKT comes from the coding sequence ATGATGGCGAAGAAACAAATGGCAGAAAACGCGGCTACAGAGGGTTCTGATATGGATCAAGACACCGATAGCTGCCAGATGGAATCATCCTCGACGGAGAAGACGATCGAGAAGAATCTAGACGACACCAGCGGAAGTCAAACCATCGTCGGAAGTCGCGATTCTTCCGAGTACGCTTGTCCACGTTGCGGAAACGCCTATCTTAGGCTTCATTCGTTGAACAGGCATATTAAATTCGAATGCGGCGTCGAGCCCCGCTTCGAATGTCCTGTGTGCCATAAGAAATCGAAGCACAAACACAACCTGAATTTACACATGAGGACGCATCAGAAAACCTAA
- the Eas gene encoding ethanolamine kinase 1: MDQIEPHLDVTIHENEIVDGAVEIIKKIRPAWPVDDLQFKIFNDGITNKLIGVWHSGYYKEMVLVRIYGHKTELLINRKDETRNIRILNKAGFTHSIYATFNNGLAYQFIEGVTLTTDMVRKPDVYTLIAKRMAQMHKLKPDSDEIPKEACIWSKLEKFMDIMPKQFSVHSKQTRFEKLIKPIDVLKENYLLLKETLTSLNSNVVFAHNDLLLGNVLYNQEENIVTFIDFEYTAYNYQPFDIANHFAEFAGIDNPDYSLYPEENLQKAWLSIYLQEYNNVNYVPENEINLLYVQVNKFVLLSHFFWGCWGLIQSEHSTIDFGFLEYAAIRFNEYFKQKEDFLSMKL; encoded by the exons ATGGACCAGATAGAACCGCATCTCGATGTAACGatacatgaaaatgaaattgtcgACGGCGCtgtagaaattattaaaaaaataagacCAGCATGGCCAGTGGATGATCTACAATTTAAG ATATTTAATGACGGTATAACGAATAAACTCATAGGAGTATGGCATTCTGGATATTATAAAGAAATGGTTTTGGTCAGGATTTATGGACACAAAACAGAACTGCTTATTAATCGTAAAGATGAAACCAGAAATATTCGG atattAAATAAGGCAGGCTTCACACATTCCATTTATGCAACATTTAATAATGGCTTGGCCTATCAATTTATCGAAGGTGTTACGCTTACAACAGACATGGTAAGAAAACCTGATGTATATACTTTAATTGCTAAAAGAATGGCACAAATGCATAAACTTAAACCTGATAGCGATGAAATACCCAAAGAAGCATGTATATGGAGCAAGCTAGAAAAGTTTATGGACATTATGCCGAAACAATTTTCCGTTCACTCTAAACAAACAAG gtttgagaaattaataaaaccaaTTGATGTATTGAAAGAGAATTATCTGCTGTTAAAAGAGACTCTTACAAGCTTGAACAGCAACGTAGTATTCGCTCACAATGATTTACTTTTAGGAAATGTGCTTTACAATCAAGAAGAGAACATTGTTACTTTCATTGATTTCGAATATACTGCCTATAACTATCAACCTTTCGACATAGCCAATCATTTCGCAGAATTCGCTG GTATCGATAATCCTGACTATTCTTTGTATCCTGAAGAAAACTTACAGAAAGCTTGGCTAAGTATATATCTTCAGGAATACAACAATGTAAACTATGTAcctgaaaatgaaattaatttactgtatgtgcaagtaaataaatttgttctattgtcaCACTTCTTTTGGGGTTGTTGGGGACTTATACAGAGCGAACATTCAACAATTGACTTTGGCTTTTTAGA gtaTGCTGCGATACGATTTAATGAATATTTCAAGCAGAAAGAAGACTTTCTCAGTATGAAATTATGA
- the Pras40 gene encoding proline-rich Akt substrate 40 kDa isoform X2 produces MHIVCKCLNVSIKSRGTELQKVNIDDIELTPQEQTDGFFRQNLATISELEGITKEQPGLVEIRNVGSWVIHRCYNCSMYTHAVHRDYGAALVLINNDIVTSPEEINKLKCGPDYSPVFRIVITPNTLEELDYLQQPTKFSVSQLPNNIQVALGGLQQQLEEAVQRRSTEIEDKIRAFTAEQYQLLEQFRERAHNEHRILTRLISRGDETNRLTNNIETPPTTPDSFTTSLPISTTNMTNTSSKVISNETTILTGPNVKHEGAKYSPTPVVNGNIEKKDRLYIYTKEPVSFDAEALFPLEGMEDTHNTDHAQSSEEGSDTDDSGQDEGIHMPRGQRGGHSTLAKSLPVTVPSFPSFVRRTVQDEDDDQTK; encoded by the exons ATGCATATTGTATGCAAATGTTTGAACGTGTCCATAAAATCCAGGGGCACTGAACTGCAAAAGGTCAACATCGATGACATTGAACTGACACCTCAAGAACAAACCGACGGTTTCTTTCGTCAG AATTTAGCAACGATATCTGAGCTTGAAGGCATCACTAAAGAGCAGCCAGGTTTAGTGGAGATAAGAAATGTGGGATCATGGGTTATTCACCGGTGTTACAATTGTTCCATGTACACGCACGCTGTACACAGAGACTATGGTGCTGCTTTAGTTCTTATTAATAATGACATTGTT ACTTCACCTGAAGAAATAAACAAGTTAAAATGTGGTCCAGATTATAGTCCAGTATTTAGAATAGTTATCACCCCTAATACTTTGGAGGAGCTAGATTACCTACAGCAGCCAACTAAATTTTCTG TATCACAATTACCCAATAATATACAAGTAGCCTTGGGTGGTCTCCAACAGCAACTCGAAGAAGCAGTCCAACGAAGATCTAcagaaatagaagataaaattcgTGCTTTTACAGCAGAGCAGTATCAATTATTAGAACAGTTTCGCGAACGAGCTCATAACGAGCATAGAATATTAACAAG GTTAATATCCAGAGGAGATGAAACCAATAGATTAACAAATAATATAGAAACACCTCCTACAACTCCAGATAGTTTTACAACCAGTTTACCTATCTCTACAACTAATATGACGAACACATCGTCGAAAGTAATATCAAACGAAACAACAATCCTCACTGGTCCTAATGTTAAGCATGAAGGTGCTAAATATTCTCCTACTCCTGTTGTT AATGGTAATATAGAGAAGAAGGatcgattatacatatatactaagGAACCTGTTAGTTTTGATGCAGAAGCTTTATTTCCACTGGAAGGTATGGAAGATACTCATAACACCGATCATGCCCAATCTTCGGAAGAAGGATCCGATACAGATG ATTCAGGTCAAGATGAAGGTATTCACATGCCTAGAGGACAAAGGGGAGGACATTCTACCTTGGCTAAATCATTACCAGTTACTGTTCCATCATTTCCTTCGTTTGTGCGTAGAACGGTTCAAGATGAAGACGACGATCAG ACTAAATAA
- the Pras40 gene encoding proline-rich Akt substrate 40 kDa isoform X1: MHIVCKCLNVSIKSRGTELQKVNIDDIELTPQEQTDGFFRQNLATISELEGITKEQPGLVEIRNVGSWVIHRCYNCSMYTHAVHRDYGAALVLINNDIVTSPEEINKLKCGPDYSPVFRIVITPNTLEELDYLQQPTKFSVSQLPNNIQVALGGLQQQLEEAVQRRSTEIEDKIRAFTAEQYQLLEQFRERAHNEHRILTRLISRGDETNRLTNNIETPPTTPDSFTTSLPISTTNMTNTSSKVISNETTILTGPNVKHEGAKYSPTPVVNGNIEKKDRLYIYTKEPVSFDAEALFPLEGMEDTHNTDHAQSSEEGSDTDDSGQDEGIHMPRGQRGGHSTLAKSLPVTVPSFPSFVRRTVQDEDDDQLSRDPHDPHNIRASIKALAKSVHGDTVFGDLPRPRFSTQI, from the exons ATGCATATTGTATGCAAATGTTTGAACGTGTCCATAAAATCCAGGGGCACTGAACTGCAAAAGGTCAACATCGATGACATTGAACTGACACCTCAAGAACAAACCGACGGTTTCTTTCGTCAG AATTTAGCAACGATATCTGAGCTTGAAGGCATCACTAAAGAGCAGCCAGGTTTAGTGGAGATAAGAAATGTGGGATCATGGGTTATTCACCGGTGTTACAATTGTTCCATGTACACGCACGCTGTACACAGAGACTATGGTGCTGCTTTAGTTCTTATTAATAATGACATTGTT ACTTCACCTGAAGAAATAAACAAGTTAAAATGTGGTCCAGATTATAGTCCAGTATTTAGAATAGTTATCACCCCTAATACTTTGGAGGAGCTAGATTACCTACAGCAGCCAACTAAATTTTCTG TATCACAATTACCCAATAATATACAAGTAGCCTTGGGTGGTCTCCAACAGCAACTCGAAGAAGCAGTCCAACGAAGATCTAcagaaatagaagataaaattcgTGCTTTTACAGCAGAGCAGTATCAATTATTAGAACAGTTTCGCGAACGAGCTCATAACGAGCATAGAATATTAACAAG GTTAATATCCAGAGGAGATGAAACCAATAGATTAACAAATAATATAGAAACACCTCCTACAACTCCAGATAGTTTTACAACCAGTTTACCTATCTCTACAACTAATATGACGAACACATCGTCGAAAGTAATATCAAACGAAACAACAATCCTCACTGGTCCTAATGTTAAGCATGAAGGTGCTAAATATTCTCCTACTCCTGTTGTT AATGGTAATATAGAGAAGAAGGatcgattatacatatatactaagGAACCTGTTAGTTTTGATGCAGAAGCTTTATTTCCACTGGAAGGTATGGAAGATACTCATAACACCGATCATGCCCAATCTTCGGAAGAAGGATCCGATACAGATG ATTCAGGTCAAGATGAAGGTATTCACATGCCTAGAGGACAAAGGGGAGGACATTCTACCTTGGCTAAATCATTACCAGTTACTGTTCCATCATTTCCTTCGTTTGTGCGTAGAACGGTTCAAGATGAAGACGACGATCAG TTATCGAGAGATCCTCACGATCCACATAATATTCGAGCTTCGATTAAAGCTCTAGCTAAGAGCGTTCATGGTGATACAGTATTTGGAGATTTGCCACGTCCTCGTTTCTCTACTCAAATCTGA
- the Eif3m gene encoding eukaryotic translation initiation factor 3 subunit M, with translation MQVPPIFMELPLEDQAQELRVYFKSLGAEISEEKSPKGIEDDLHKIIGVCEACFKEGNENEIETVLNDIVSIMIVIPTERAENLILAFCEKLTKAPGHKLGFVCLKALWLLFQSLPDESPMRYHVYYHIVQIACNVDQVKAVYGGIQQLKQQFASFPPSNEQMQKLLRLLHEVLLKCKQGEQAAAVMVELLGTYTAENASAAREDAQRCILAALADPNTFLLDPLLALKPVKFLEGELIHDLLLVFVKDKLPGYLHFYQNHKEFVEHQLGLNHEQNMKKMRLLTFMQLAETNPEMSFDTIQEELQINEDEVESFIIDVLKTKFVRARMDQAGRKVLISSTMLRTFARPQWMQLRDLLAAWKSNLTAVQEGMKSVAAAQMELAAKNKAVINH, from the exons ATGCAGGTTCCACCGATTTTCATGGAATTGCCGTTGGAGGACCAG GCGCAAGAACTGCGGGTATATTTCAAAAGTTTGGGTGCTGAGATCAGCGAAGAAAAATCACCGAAAGGCATCGAGGATGATCTACACAAAATCATAGGTGTCTGCGAGGCTTGCTTTAAAGAGGGTAACGAAAAcgaaatcgaaacagttttgaaCGATATTGTGTCTATCATGATAGTAATCCCTACGGAACGAGCAGAAAATCTAATATTAGCGTTCtgtgagaaattaacgaaagcgCCCGGTCACAAACTTGGTTTTGTGTGTCTAAAAGC ATTATGGCTATTATTCCAGTCACTTCCCGACGAATCTCCGATGAGGTATCATGTCTATTATCACATAGTTCAAATTGCTTGCAACGTTGATCAAGTAAAAGCAGTGTACGGTGGTATTCAGCAACTGAAACAACAATTTGCTTCGTTCCCACCATCCAATGAACAAATGCAGAAATTGCTTAGGCTACTGCACGAAGTACTTCTAAAATGTAAACAGGG aGAACAAGCTGCTGCAGTTATGGTGGAGCTCTTAGGCACCTATACAGCGGAAAATGCTTCTGCAGCTAGAGAAGATGCACAACGTTGCATTCTAGCTGCATTAGCCGATCCCAACACATTCTTGCTCGATCCTCTGTTAGCGTTAAAACCTGTAAAATTCTTGGAAGGAGAACTTATTCACGATCTGCTTCTTGTATTCGTGAAAGACAAACTTCCTGGATACTTGCATTTTTATCAAAACCACAAGGAATTTGTGGAGCATCAGCTAG GATTAAATCATGAGCAGAATATGAAGAAAATGAGATTGTTAACGTTCATGCAACTGGCAGAAACTAATCCTGAAATGTCCTTCGACACGATACAGGAGGAATTGCAAATTAACGAGGACGAAGTAGAAAGTTTCATTATTGACG TATTGAAAACAAAGTTCGTTCGAGCGCGTATGGATCAAGCCGGTCGCAAAGTACTTATTTCTAGTACTATGCTTAGAACATTTGCTCGACCACAATGGATGCAACTACGTGATTTACTAGCAGCTTGGAAATCAAACTTAACTGCTGTGCAAGAAGGAATGAAATCTGTAGCTGCGGCACAAATGGAATTAGCTGCGAAAAATAAAGCTGTAATAAACCATTGA